The following coding sequences lie in one bacterium genomic window:
- a CDS encoding HDOD domain-containing protein, with protein sequence MNSSAVFEQIEKMGDLPSLPQTLLGIQKVAADSKSCADDLAASVLNDQALTLRVLKVVNSAFYQRRNQEQIRTVRRAVIVMGFEAVCKLALGLSVFDMMSKLSRSPYLSTITRHSLVCAGFAQVLAEASRKVAPEEAYVTALVHDIGKVVLLECSPSHMDLVLRDMTEGEPSLEAERRHFGITHDRAGRRLAARWKLPVELQNAIGDHHDIDPLHPPRDLDPLLGVIVYADAISHFTCEPELHVREQAVTRAAARALGIPGARMEEILLRAADEIAELAACIGHGVGDLMDYGQLVNRAGSAVVAPAAIPPAELARRTAAQLELYRRVGSGIADDCDGDELLEAILDGAVDILGFKRVVLLTVDQRTRSLVPALCAGEGALELAPHLALPLTRSSGALALAVLEHRAFHVPMAASPAYQGLAGTELLAAARCAGFAVAPVSTHGGVLAVLYGDAGPDGADIVAEQASELAGLATQAALVLGTCRPSPAV encoded by the coding sequence ATGAACTCGTCGGCGGTCTTCGAGCAGATCGAGAAGATGGGCGACCTGCCCAGCCTTCCGCAGACGCTGCTGGGCATCCAGAAAGTGGCCGCCGACAGTAAGTCGTGCGCCGACGACCTGGCCGCCAGCGTCCTCAACGACCAGGCCTTGACGTTGCGCGTGCTCAAGGTCGTCAACAGCGCGTTCTACCAGCGCCGCAACCAGGAACAGATCCGCACGGTGCGGCGCGCCGTCATCGTCATGGGCTTCGAGGCTGTCTGCAAGCTGGCGCTCGGGCTCTCGGTATTCGACATGATGAGCAAGCTCTCGCGTTCGCCATACCTTTCCACGATCACGCGGCATTCGCTGGTCTGTGCGGGGTTCGCCCAGGTGCTGGCCGAGGCCTCGCGCAAGGTCGCGCCGGAAGAAGCGTACGTGACCGCGCTCGTTCACGACATCGGCAAGGTCGTGCTCCTCGAGTGCTCGCCCTCGCACATGGACCTGGTGCTGCGCGACATGACGGAAGGCGAGCCCTCGCTGGAGGCCGAGCGCCGGCACTTCGGCATCACCCACGATCGGGCCGGCCGGCGGCTGGCCGCCCGCTGGAAGCTGCCGGTCGAGCTGCAGAACGCGATCGGCGATCACCACGACATCGATCCCCTGCATCCGCCCCGCGACCTGGATCCGCTGCTGGGCGTCATCGTCTACGCCGACGCCATCAGCCACTTCACCTGCGAACCGGAACTGCATGTGCGGGAACAGGCGGTCACGCGCGCGGCCGCCCGCGCGCTGGGGATTCCCGGCGCGCGCATGGAGGAGATCCTGCTGCGCGCTGCCGACGAGATCGCCGAGCTGGCCGCATGCATCGGGCACGGCGTCGGCGACCTGATGGACTACGGCCAGCTGGTCAATCGCGCCGGCAGCGCCGTGGTGGCCCCGGCGGCGATACCGCCGGCAGAGCTGGCGCGCCGCACCGCGGCGCAACTCGAACTCTACCGGCGCGTCGGTTCCGGGATCGCCGACGATTGCGATGGCGACGAACTGCTGGAAGCCATCCTGGACGGTGCCGTCGACATCCTCGGCTTCAAGCGCGTGGTCCTGTTGACGGTCGACCAGCGGACCCGCAGCCTGGTGCCGGCCTTGTGCGCCGGCGAGGGCGCCTTGGAACTGGCGCCGCACCTGGCGCTGCCCCTGACGCGCAGCTCGGGTGCGCTGGCCCTGGCTGTGCTGGAGCACCGCGCCTTCCACGTGCCGATGGCGGCCAGCCCCGCCTATCAGGGCCTGGCCGGCACGGAACTGCTGGCAGCCGCCCGCTGCGCCGGGTTTGCCGTAGCGCCGGTCTCGACGCACGGGGGCGTGCTGGCGGTTCTCTACGGCGACGCCGGTCCCGACGGCGCCGACATCGTGGCCGAGCAGGCGAGCGAACTGGCCGGGCTGGCCACGCAGGCGGCCCTGGTGCTCGGCACCTGCCGCCCGTCGCCTGCGGTTTGA
- a CDS encoding methyltransferase domain-containing protein, which translates to MPAVQFVRETLLDSRSPACWWRHPGMAARVIGGAVENLALAALDRPRRAATRECPVCGWRGRSFRNFLSGDEVIRHCICPGCGAFDRQRLLVLGVRGELAARGRAPATIVGFSLSPALRFLLEHEGLARCFRCDIDAGDPRFAPDFAADLRRTPLGNGTVDWVFCSHVLEHIAELDMCIDELQRVLVPGGTAWLQVPLEPGLAHSRRIPIDRYRAHAHAWQFAPDFGALLERPGWQVTEVVARDAVTAADRTRFGIDPDERYWMARKL; encoded by the coding sequence GTGCCCGCAGTGCAGTTCGTCCGCGAGACCCTGCTCGACAGCCGTTCACCGGCCTGCTGGTGGCGTCATCCGGGGATGGCGGCGCGCGTGATCGGTGGCGCCGTCGAGAACCTGGCGCTGGCGGCGCTGGATCGGCCCCGTCGGGCCGCTACCCGCGAGTGCCCGGTGTGCGGCTGGCGCGGCCGGAGCTTCCGCAACTTCCTGTCCGGCGACGAGGTGATCCGGCACTGCATCTGCCCGGGATGCGGCGCCTTCGACCGGCAGCGGCTGCTCGTGCTGGGCGTGCGCGGCGAACTGGCCGCGCGCGGCCGGGCGCCCGCGACGATCGTCGGGTTCTCGCTGTCGCCGGCGCTTCGATTCCTGCTCGAGCACGAAGGCCTGGCCCGCTGCTTCCGGTGCGACATCGACGCTGGCGATCCCCGCTTTGCCCCCGACTTCGCGGCCGACCTGCGCCGCACGCCGCTGGGCAACGGTACGGTGGACTGGGTCTTCTGCAGCCACGTCCTGGAGCACATCGCCGAACTGGACATGTGCATCGACGAACTCCAGCGTGTGCTGGTGCCCGGCGGGACCGCCTGGCTCCAGGTGCCGCTCGAGCCGGGACTGGCGCACAGCCGTCGCATTCCCATCGACCGTTACCGGGCCCACGCCCACGCCTGGCAGTTCGCGCCCGATTTCGGCGCCTTGCTGGAACGGCCGGGCTGGCAGGTCACCGAAGTGGTCGCGCGCGATGCCGTTACGGCCGCGGACCGCACCCGGTTCGGCATCGACCCCGACGAGCGCTACTGGATGGCGCGCAAGCTGTAG